One Bosea sp. 685 DNA segment encodes these proteins:
- a CDS encoding NAD/NADP octopine/nopaline dehydrogenase family protein, giving the protein MRVSILGAGGAAYGAAAQLFVGGHDPMLWSPSGQSTRELATGAPLRATTAIETSFQPRIASSAKEAVTESDVVMLVMPGNAHKMALEATAAHLREGQPVIISSHASFGALYLSKLLAARGVRAPIIAWGTTLTTGRKTSPTVVGVNSLRSKIDIATVPEAGLDEGHALCTALFGERFVKRDGLLAIALSNLNPQNHLAIALFNLTRMERGESWGQAENVTPAVGRVMEALDAERLAIAEAFGLSVRTIKEHYAFSYQLPVASIAEMNANLHGQGRGGFGPTTLESRYVLEDAPFGLLPTVLLGRLVGRPAVLHEAGLTMLSGAYGRDFADDNDLLPSLDFAQMTREELQERARLGF; this is encoded by the coding sequence ATGCGCGTAAGCATTCTCGGCGCTGGCGGCGCGGCCTATGGCGCTGCTGCCCAACTCTTCGTCGGCGGTCACGACCCGATGCTGTGGTCGCCGTCAGGCCAGAGCACCCGCGAACTGGCGACTGGGGCTCCGTTGCGGGCGACGACTGCGATCGAGACGAGCTTTCAGCCCCGGATCGCCTCCAGCGCCAAGGAGGCGGTGACCGAGTCCGACGTGGTGATGCTGGTGATGCCCGGCAATGCCCATAAGATGGCGCTGGAAGCCACGGCCGCGCATCTGCGCGAGGGGCAGCCCGTCATCATCAGCTCGCACGCCTCGTTCGGCGCGCTCTATCTCTCGAAGCTGCTCGCAGCCCGTGGCGTTCGCGCGCCGATCATCGCCTGGGGCACGACGCTGACGACCGGCCGCAAGACCAGCCCGACCGTGGTCGGCGTCAACTCGCTGCGCTCCAAGATCGATATCGCGACGGTGCCTGAAGCGGGGCTCGATGAGGGCCATGCGCTTTGCACGGCCCTGTTCGGCGAGCGTTTCGTCAAGCGCGACGGGCTCCTGGCGATCGCGCTCAGCAATCTCAACCCGCAGAATCATCTTGCGATTGCGCTGTTCAACCTGACGCGGATGGAGCGCGGCGAGAGCTGGGGCCAGGCCGAGAACGTCACCCCGGCTGTCGGCCGCGTGATGGAGGCGCTCGACGCCGAGCGGCTGGCGATCGCCGAAGCCTTCGGGCTTTCGGTGCGAACGATCAAGGAGCACTATGCCTTCTCCTATCAATTGCCGGTCGCCAGCATCGCGGAGATGAACGCCAATCTTCATGGCCAGGGGCGCGGCGGCTTCGGTCCGACGACGCTGGAGAGCCGCTATGTGCTGGAGGACGCGCCCTTCGGCCTGTTGCCGACGGTTCTGCTCGGCCGGCTCGTGGGCCGTCCGGCGGTGCTGCACGAGGCTGGGTTGACCATGCTTTCGGGCGCCTATGGCCGTGATTTTGCTGATGACAACGACCTGCTGCCGTCTCTCGACTTCGCGCAGATGACGCGCGAGGAGCTGCAGGAACGGGCGCGCCTTGGATTTTGA
- a CDS encoding amino acid ABC transporter substrate-binding protein yields the protein MRLNLVTVTSALLALGMAASAQAQEVDAIVKKLRDTKTITMGIRETLYPYGYLDNDKKPAGYAVEFCQRIIEEIKAELKLPEIQVKYVPVNIQNRQALVANGTVDLECGGTVNTFGRNKQVDFSSVSYVSTSQLLVLKASGITKYEDLNGKVVAVATGGSSEPDLKKLIADKKLNIRIQNVDDHAAALISVETRRADAYFSDNGAFYSLIKQSKNPDALTIVGEEYGYAPQGFMVPKLNPTILWIVNHAMAKMFKSGEAEALFDKWFGPFGVHVGPRLRAAWATQSYAE from the coding sequence ATGCGACTAAACCTTGTCACCGTCACAAGCGCGCTGCTGGCGCTCGGCATGGCGGCCTCCGCCCAGGCGCAGGAGGTCGATGCGATCGTCAAGAAGTTGCGCGACACCAAGACGATCACCATGGGCATCCGCGAGACGCTCTACCCTTACGGCTATCTCGACAATGACAAGAAGCCGGCCGGCTACGCAGTCGAGTTCTGCCAGCGCATCATCGAGGAGATCAAGGCCGAGCTGAAGCTGCCGGAGATCCAGGTCAAATACGTGCCGGTCAACATCCAGAACCGTCAGGCGCTGGTCGCCAACGGCACGGTCGATCTCGAATGCGGCGGCACGGTCAATACCTTCGGCCGCAACAAGCAGGTCGATTTTTCCTCCGTCTCCTATGTCTCGACGAGCCAGCTTCTGGTTCTCAAGGCCTCGGGCATCACCAAATACGAGGATCTGAACGGCAAGGTCGTCGCCGTCGCCACCGGCGGCAGCAGCGAACCCGACCTCAAGAAGCTCATCGCCGATAAGAAGCTCAATATCCGCATCCAGAACGTTGACGACCATGCGGCTGCGCTGATTTCGGTCGAGACCCGGCGCGCGGACGCCTATTTCAGCGACAACGGGGCGTTCTACAGCCTGATCAAGCAGTCGAAGAACCCTGATGCCTTGACCATCGTCGGCGAGGAATACGGCTATGCGCCGCAAGGCTTCATGGTGCCCAAGCTCAATCCGACGATCCTGTGGATCGTCAATCACGCCATGGCGAAGATGTTCAAATCCGGTGAGGCCGAGGCCCTGTTCGACAAATGGTTCGGGCCGTTCGGCGTCCATGTCGGGCCGAGGTTGCGGGCGGCCTGGGCGACGCAATCCTACGCTGAATGA
- a CDS encoding thiamine pyrophosphate-binding protein: MSDQASNQTRWGSDVVAETIRALGYRYIALVPGSSFRGLHDSLVNHLGNADPAMIVCLHEEHAVAIADGFSRVANEPMAVALHANVGLMHAVMTIFNAWCDRRPILIIGATGPIDAHARRPWIDWIHTAKDQGALVRAYVKWDDQPVSAEAAVESVLRANQILRTAPMGPAYVCLETEMQEARLDRPVRVPDVARFRPPAPPAAAPETVAETLAMLRAAKSPVLLFGRVSRDGEDWNRRVRLAETLGATVLTTLHNASCFPTEHAMHPLAPIGERPTPAESDLLRRADLIVSFDWHDLAGLLRARLGEAQTQMPAEARIIHCSLDSYLANGWSMDHQALPAADLPVLADPDRFTAQLLRALDEEAHWQKPAPLVPDTNHWARNAPLAADPNAVFDAEQAAFTLAAFAREHEVTFARLSFGWPRSASRFRTPLDFLGKDGGGAVGTGPGHSIGAAIALRESGRLTVGVIGDGDYLMGVNALWSASHVKVPLMIVVMNNRSYFNDEVHQERVALQRGRPVENKGIGQRLDDPAADIIGLARAQGFAGGEPAGSVAALLERLNEGARIVAVGGRYIIDARIAAGYGTN; this comes from the coding sequence ATGAGCGATCAGGCATCCAATCAGACGCGCTGGGGCAGCGACGTCGTCGCCGAGACCATCCGCGCGCTGGGCTACCGCTACATCGCCCTGGTGCCCGGCTCGAGCTTCCGCGGCCTGCATGACAGCCTCGTCAACCATCTCGGCAATGCAGACCCGGCGATGATCGTCTGCCTGCATGAGGAACATGCGGTCGCAATCGCCGACGGCTTCTCGCGCGTCGCCAACGAGCCGATGGCGGTCGCGCTTCACGCCAATGTCGGCCTGATGCATGCGGTGATGACGATCTTCAACGCCTGGTGCGACCGTCGCCCCATACTGATCATCGGCGCGACCGGGCCGATCGACGCCCATGCTCGCCGCCCCTGGATCGACTGGATCCATACTGCGAAGGACCAGGGCGCCCTGGTGCGGGCTTACGTCAAATGGGACGATCAGCCGGTCTCGGCGGAAGCCGCGGTGGAATCGGTGCTGCGCGCCAACCAGATCCTGCGCACCGCGCCGATGGGGCCGGCCTATGTCTGCCTCGAGACGGAAATGCAGGAGGCCAGGCTCGACCGGCCGGTCCGCGTGCCCGATGTCGCGCGCTTCCGCCCGCCTGCGCCTCCAGCCGCCGCACCCGAGACGGTGGCGGAAACCCTCGCGATGCTGCGGGCGGCGAAGAGCCCCGTGCTGCTCTTCGGCCGGGTCTCACGGGATGGCGAGGATTGGAACCGCCGCGTCAGGCTGGCCGAGACGCTGGGCGCAACGGTCCTGACCACATTGCACAACGCCTCCTGCTTCCCGACCGAGCATGCCATGCATCCGCTCGCGCCGATCGGCGAGAGGCCCACCCCGGCCGAAAGCGATCTTCTCAGACGCGCCGACCTGATCGTCAGCTTCGACTGGCACGATCTCGCCGGGCTCTTGCGCGCCAGGCTCGGCGAAGCCCAGACGCAAATGCCGGCCGAGGCCAGGATCATCCACTGCTCGCTCGATTCCTATCTCGCCAATGGCTGGAGCATGGATCATCAGGCCCTGCCTGCAGCCGACCTCCCCGTCCTCGCCGACCCCGACCGCTTCACCGCGCAGCTGCTGCGCGCACTCGATGAGGAAGCGCATTGGCAAAAACCAGCGCCACTTGTCCCGGACACGAACCATTGGGCTCGCAACGCCCCGCTGGCTGCGGACCCTAACGCAGTCTTCGACGCCGAGCAGGCGGCCTTCACACTCGCAGCCTTTGCGCGCGAGCATGAGGTGACCTTCGCGCGCCTCTCCTTCGGCTGGCCGCGTTCAGCCAGCCGCTTCCGCACGCCGCTCGATTTCCTCGGCAAGGATGGCGGCGGCGCCGTCGGAACCGGCCCCGGACACAGCATCGGCGCGGCGATCGCGCTGCGCGAGAGCGGGCGCCTCACCGTCGGGGTCATCGGCGACGGCGACTATCTGATGGGCGTGAACGCGCTCTGGAGCGCCTCGCATGTCAAGGTGCCGCTCATGATCGTGGTGATGAACAATCGCTCCTATTTCAACGATGAGGTCCATCAGGAACGGGTCGCCCTGCAGCGCGGCCGCCCGGTCGAGAACAAGGGCATCGGCCAGCGCCTCGACGATCCCGCCGCCGATATCATCGGCCTCGCGCGCGCCCAGGGTTTTGCCGGCGGCGAGCCCGCGGGATCGGTCGCGGCCTTGCTGGAGCGCCTGAACGAGGGCGCGCGCATCGTAGCAGTCGGCGGTCGCTACATCATCGACGCCCGGATCGCAGCCGGATACGGCACGAACTGA
- a CDS encoding aldehyde dehydrogenase family protein — protein MTLHAKTAPAFELPQRRSLYFGGAWREPVAGGVAELVNPATGGSLGQVAQAGVADVDLAVAAARTAFHEWKRVRPAERARLLRHIAGIVREHARELAWIDAVDGGNPLHEMAGDVANAAAQLDFFAGLVTEMKGSSVPLGPDSVNFSVREPRGVVARIIPFNHPFMFCAAKSAAPLAAGNSVIVKPPDQAPLSALRFAELIEGVLPPGVFNVVPGGREVGAALAGHPDVAMVALIGSVNAGRAVMRAASETIKPVLLELGGKNALIALPDSDPDEVAAGIIAGMNFTWCGQSCGSTSRAILHDAIHDAVVDRLAERVRAFKPGDPADPATTMGALISREQCDKVLGFIADANREGATLLCGGKRTGDPALAGGFFVEPTIYTGVTAQMRLAREEVFGPVLAVMRWSDETEMLRLVNSVPFGLTCSIWTNDIRTAHRLAGEVEAGFVWINEVARHFLGTPFGGVKQSGLGREECLDELISYTQEKHIHVNLKRPAR, from the coding sequence ATGACACTGCACGCCAAGACGGCCCCCGCCTTCGAGCTGCCGCAGCGCCGTTCCCTGTATTTCGGCGGCGCCTGGCGCGAGCCTGTCGCTGGCGGGGTAGCGGAACTTGTCAACCCCGCCACCGGCGGCTCGCTCGGCCAGGTCGCGCAGGCCGGAGTCGCCGATGTCGACCTCGCCGTCGCGGCCGCGCGGACGGCGTTCCACGAATGGAAGCGCGTCCGCCCGGCAGAGCGGGCCCGGCTGCTGCGGCACATCGCCGGGATCGTGCGCGAGCATGCCCGCGAGCTTGCCTGGATCGACGCCGTCGATGGCGGCAATCCGCTGCATGAGATGGCCGGCGATGTCGCCAACGCCGCAGCCCAGCTCGACTTCTTTGCCGGCCTCGTCACCGAGATGAAGGGCAGTTCCGTTCCGCTCGGCCCGGACTCGGTCAATTTCTCGGTGCGCGAGCCGCGCGGCGTCGTCGCCCGCATCATTCCCTTCAACCACCCCTTCATGTTCTGCGCCGCCAAATCGGCGGCGCCGCTCGCCGCCGGCAACAGCGTCATCGTCAAGCCGCCGGATCAGGCGCCATTGAGTGCGTTGCGCTTCGCCGAGCTGATCGAGGGCGTGCTGCCGCCGGGCGTGTTCAACGTCGTGCCGGGCGGGCGCGAGGTCGGGGCAGCACTTGCTGGCCATCCCGATGTCGCCATGGTCGCGCTGATCGGCAGCGTCAATGCGGGCCGCGCCGTGATGCGGGCGGCGTCGGAGACAATCAAGCCGGTGCTGCTCGAACTCGGCGGCAAGAACGCCCTGATCGCGCTGCCCGATTCCGATCCCGACGAGGTCGCCGCCGGCATCATCGCCGGCATGAACTTCACCTGGTGCGGCCAATCCTGCGGCTCGACCAGCCGCGCGATCCTGCATGACGCCATCCACGACGCCGTCGTCGACAGACTGGCCGAGCGGGTCAGGGCGTTCAAGCCGGGCGATCCTGCCGACCCCGCGACCACCATGGGCGCGCTCATCAGCCGCGAACAATGCGACAAGGTGCTGGGCTTCATCGCTGATGCCAATCGCGAGGGTGCAACGCTGCTCTGCGGCGGCAAGCGGACGGGCGATCCCGCGCTCGCTGGCGGCTTCTTCGTCGAACCGACGATCTACACAGGCGTCACCGCGCAGATGCGCCTGGCCCGCGAGGAGGTATTCGGCCCGGTGCTGGCCGTGATGCGCTGGTCGGACGAGACCGAGATGCTCAGGCTGGTCAACAGCGTGCCCTTCGGCCTCACCTGCTCGATCTGGACCAATGACATTCGCACCGCCCATCGTCTCGCCGGCGAGGTCGAGGCTGGCTTCGTCTGGATCAACGAGGTGGCGCGCCACTTCCTCGGCACGCCCTTCGGCGGCGTCAAGCAGTCGGGCCTGGGCCGCGAGGAATGCCTTGATGAGCTCATCAGCTACACCCAGGAGAAGCACATCCACGTCAATCTGAAGCGGCCGGCGCGATGA
- a CDS encoding ABC transporter substrate-binding protein, protein MLRRTILAALLASALPLAASAQEAIKIAIGQRGNWDTSVPELGKQAGIFKKHGLELDLLYTQGGGETQQAVIAGSADIGVAAGTLGVLGAFSKGAPVRIVGAQATGASDFWYARADSKLQSIRDAGPDTTIAYSTNGSSTHSIVLGFVDAFGLKSKLVPTGGPPGTFTAVMSGQVDVGWSSPPFGLEAIDGNKIRIIARANDVPAIRDQSIRTLIANLRFIESRKPVLDKFMAAYRETLDWMYTSDDAIKAYAEFTKQTPEIAKRVRDEFFPKSLMLPDQMFGMDALMADAVKFKSLNQPLSAGQLKDLLRIPPRS, encoded by the coding sequence ATGTTGAGACGCACGATCCTCGCCGCCCTGCTCGCCAGTGCCTTGCCGCTGGCGGCAAGCGCCCAGGAGGCGATCAAGATCGCCATCGGCCAGCGCGGCAACTGGGACACCTCGGTGCCCGAGCTCGGCAAGCAGGCCGGCATCTTCAAGAAGCATGGGCTCGAACTCGACCTCCTCTACACCCAAGGCGGCGGCGAGACCCAGCAGGCGGTCATCGCCGGCAGCGCCGATATCGGTGTCGCGGCCGGCACGCTCGGCGTGCTCGGCGCCTTCTCCAAGGGCGCGCCGGTGCGCATCGTCGGTGCGCAGGCGACCGGCGCTTCCGATTTCTGGTATGCGCGCGCCGACAGCAAATTGCAGTCGATAAGGGATGCCGGCCCCGACACCACGATCGCCTATTCGACCAACGGCTCCTCGACGCATTCGATCGTGCTGGGCTTCGTCGACGCCTTCGGCCTGAAATCGAAGCTCGTGCCGACAGGCGGACCGCCGGGCACCTTCACCGCCGTGATGTCGGGCCAGGTCGATGTCGGCTGGTCGTCGCCGCCCTTCGGCCTCGAGGCGATCGATGGCAACAAGATCCGCATCATCGCGCGCGCCAACGACGTGCCCGCCATCCGCGACCAGAGCATCCGGACCCTGATCGCCAATCTCCGCTTCATCGAGAGCCGCAAGCCGGTGCTCGACAAATTCATGGCCGCCTACAGGGAAACGCTGGACTGGATGTACACCAGCGACGACGCGATCAAGGCCTATGCCGAATTCACCAAGCAGACGCCCGAGATCGCCAAGCGCGTGCGCGACGAATTCTTCCCGAAGTCGCTGATGCTGCCCGACCAGATGTTCGGCATGGACGCACTCATGGCCGACGCCGTGAAGTTCAAGTCGCTCAATCAGCCCTTGAGCGCCGGCCAGCTCAAGGACCTGCTCCGCATTCCGCCGCGCAGCTGA
- a CDS encoding ABC transporter permease: MAAIDHVTGPRAGSLLSPVTMLRIAIIATVLLLWEALSASGLLYRDVVPSLLAITRALALTLADAAFYRNLAVTGFEIILGLAVGGGLGLACGIALGASRFLSRAFEPYLYYLGPTPKIIFFPVMIMMFGVGPGSKIAMGALSCFFPVALSAAAGMRQINPVLIRVGQSFRASTLQMVTKVYLPGMREPTLNGVRLGLGVATIGTLLAETKLSNQGLGFLVIQNYQRFDMPGMYALLIIIFGLAVALNALVSRLARPLR; encoded by the coding sequence ATGGCTGCGATCGACCACGTGACCGGGCCGCGAGCCGGCAGCCTGCTGTCACCGGTGACGATGCTGCGTATCGCCATCATCGCCACCGTGCTGCTGCTGTGGGAGGCGCTCTCGGCCTCGGGGCTGCTCTATCGCGATGTCGTGCCCTCTCTCCTGGCGATCACGCGGGCGCTCGCACTGACGCTTGCCGACGCCGCCTTCTATCGCAACCTCGCCGTCACCGGCTTCGAGATCATTCTTGGATTGGCGGTCGGCGGCGGGCTTGGCCTCGCTTGCGGGATCGCGCTGGGCGCGAGCCGGTTCCTGTCGCGGGCCTTCGAGCCCTATCTCTATTATCTCGGTCCGACGCCCAAGATCATCTTCTTCCCGGTCATGATCATGATGTTCGGCGTCGGTCCGGGCTCGAAGATAGCGATGGGAGCGCTCTCCTGCTTCTTCCCGGTCGCGCTGAGCGCCGCGGCCGGGATGCGCCAGATCAACCCCGTACTGATCCGCGTCGGCCAGAGCTTCCGCGCCTCGACCCTGCAGATGGTCACCAAGGTCTATCTGCCGGGCATGCGCGAGCCCACTCTCAACGGCGTGCGGCTGGGCCTGGGCGTCGCGACGATCGGCACCTTGCTGGCCGAGACCAAGCTCTCGAACCAGGGCCTCGGCTTCCTCGTGATCCAGAACTACCAGCGCTTCGACATGCCCGGCATGTACGCGCTCCTGATCATCATCTTCGGCCTCGCCGTCGCGCTCAACGCCCTGGTCAGCAGGCTGGCCCGCCCGCTGCGCTGA
- a CDS encoding ABC transporter permease, with product MANAAAPRAKRDLGPAIAGFGLLLAGLLTLELLIRLDILSRYVVPPPSQIALAFERVVLEEGVLSRFLITGGEALAAGLLLTLVGVPAGLLLYRFQLLRAATETWIAAFAAAPLVLAYPLFLVIFGRNASTIVAMGFVSGLAPVILKTLEGLSGIRPVLVDVGRSFKLTPSQMFWRVLLPAALPTIFVGLRLGLIFALINIVGVEFLINFGGLGPLINELAERYDLPGTYAAICFVILISVVVFVSLERVERWLRSTT from the coding sequence ATGGCGAACGCCGCAGCCCCCCGTGCCAAACGTGATCTCGGCCCGGCAATTGCCGGATTCGGCCTGCTGCTGGCCGGGCTTCTTACCCTGGAGCTCTTGATCCGCCTCGACATTCTCAGCCGTTATGTCGTGCCGCCACCCTCGCAGATCGCGCTCGCCTTCGAGCGCGTGGTGCTGGAGGAAGGCGTACTCTCCCGCTTCCTGATCACGGGCGGAGAGGCGCTGGCGGCGGGCCTGCTCCTCACTCTGGTCGGCGTGCCCGCAGGCCTGTTGCTCTACCGCTTCCAGCTGCTGCGGGCCGCGACGGAAACCTGGATCGCCGCTTTCGCCGCCGCCCCGCTGGTGCTGGCCTACCCGCTCTTCCTGGTGATCTTCGGCCGTAACGCCTCGACCATCGTGGCGATGGGCTTCGTCTCGGGCCTGGCGCCGGTCATCCTCAAGACGCTGGAGGGGCTGAGCGGCATCAGACCGGTGCTGGTCGATGTCGGCCGCTCCTTCAAGCTGACCCCGTCCCAGATGTTCTGGCGCGTCCTGCTGCCGGCGGCCTTGCCGACGATCTTCGTCGGATTGCGGCTGGGGCTGATCTTTGCCCTGATCAACATCGTCGGGGTCGAGTTCCTGATCAATTTCGGCGGGCTCGGGCCGCTGATCAACGAGCTGGCCGAGCGCTACGATCTGCCTGGAACCTATGCCGCGATCTGCTTCGTCATCCTGATCAGCGTCGTTGTCTTCGTCAGCCTGGAAAGGGTCGAGCGATGGCTGCGATCGACCACGTGA
- a CDS encoding ABC transporter ATP-binding protein, translated as MTAAVSIDARAGHLADAASNAALMNGAGHNTVAKTRPTLEVQGVSKRFETSDGAVVAVEAMSFEVARTEFVTIIGPSGCGKSTLFNIIGGLLPASEGSVLIDGETVAGPHPSIGIVFQEESTFPWRSVVENIAFPLEIKGMAKTERLERAQHFVNLVGLRGFERRRPAELSGGMRQRVAIARTLASEPTLLLMDEPFAALDEQTRLLLGDKVIEIQQELKQTVLLITHNITEAVQLSDRIIVMSYRPGRVKRVIDIDLPRPRNSEIVGSEAFGRYVAQIWSDLREEASRGLAESEKARG; from the coding sequence ATGACGGCAGCGGTCTCGATCGATGCGCGCGCGGGCCATCTGGCCGATGCGGCCAGCAACGCAGCCCTCATGAACGGCGCGGGCCATAATACCGTGGCCAAGACCCGGCCGACACTTGAGGTTCAGGGCGTCTCGAAACGCTTCGAGACTTCGGACGGCGCCGTGGTCGCCGTCGAGGCGATGTCCTTCGAGGTGGCGCGGACCGAGTTCGTCACCATCATCGGCCCCTCCGGCTGCGGCAAATCCACCTTGTTCAACATCATCGGCGGCCTGCTGCCCGCGAGTGAGGGTAGCGTCCTGATCGATGGCGAGACCGTCGCCGGCCCCCATCCGAGTATCGGCATCGTCTTCCAGGAGGAATCGACCTTTCCCTGGCGCTCCGTGGTCGAGAACATCGCCTTCCCGCTCGAGATCAAGGGCATGGCCAAGACCGAGCGGCTGGAGAGGGCTCAGCATTTCGTCAATCTCGTCGGGCTGCGAGGTTTTGAACGGCGCCGTCCCGCCGAGCTGTCCGGCGGCATGCGCCAGCGCGTCGCGATCGCGCGTACGCTCGCTTCCGAGCCGACGCTGCTCCTGATGGACGAGCCCTTCGCAGCGCTCGATGAGCAGACGCGCCTGCTGCTCGGCGACAAGGTCATCGAGATCCAGCAGGAGCTGAAGCAGACGGTGCTGCTGATCACGCACAATATCACCGAGGCCGTGCAGCTCTCCGACCGCATCATCGTCATGAGCTACCGGCCCGGACGGGTGAAGCGCGTCATCGACATCGACCTGCCGCGCCCGCGCAATTCCGAGATCGTCGGCAGCGAGGCCTTCGGCCGCTATGTCGCCCAGATCTGGAGCGACCTGCGCGAGGAGGCGAGCCGCGGCCTCGCCGAATCCGAGAAGGCGCGAGGCTGA
- a CDS encoding LysR family transcriptional regulator produces MTRASELLFVAQPALGLQIRQLEEELGTALLLRHSRGVAPTPAGQLLYDGARDLLQRAEALKAQVKGLDASTAETLILGLSPSVSVLLGQDIMLEARGRLPNVFLSLFEAMSIGLIEAMDRQEVDVAFAYDYSDRPSLSGTPLFDEELLFVSAPGGDSEQPIALTEALARDLVLASERDPIRRTVEARAQKLGIRPHIVFEAQSVALMKSVVAAGHAATIMPYGIATEELRRGELIGRRIEQPLLRRLYLVKQSQRVPLRAEAEIDAFLGEMAQRLRLALGPLARPFTA; encoded by the coding sequence ATCACCCGCGCCTCCGAATTGCTGTTCGTGGCGCAGCCGGCGCTGGGTCTCCAGATTCGCCAGCTCGAGGAGGAGCTCGGCACGGCGCTGCTGCTGCGCCATTCGCGCGGCGTCGCGCCGACGCCGGCCGGGCAACTGCTCTATGACGGGGCGCGCGACCTGCTCCAGCGGGCCGAGGCGCTGAAGGCGCAGGTCAAGGGGCTCGACGCCAGCACGGCCGAGACCTTGATCCTGGGTCTGTCTCCGAGCGTCAGTGTCCTGCTGGGCCAGGACATCATGCTCGAGGCGCGCGGGCGTCTGCCGAATGTGTTCCTGAGCCTGTTCGAGGCGATGAGCATCGGGCTGATCGAGGCGATGGACCGGCAGGAGGTCGATGTCGCCTTCGCTTATGATTATTCCGACCGGCCGAGCCTGAGCGGAACCCCGCTCTTCGACGAGGAGCTGCTGTTCGTGAGCGCGCCAGGCGGCGATTCGGAGCAGCCGATCGCGCTGACTGAGGCCCTGGCGCGCGATCTCGTCCTGGCGAGCGAGCGCGACCCGATTCGCCGCACGGTCGAGGCGCGGGCCCAGAAGCTCGGCATTCGCCCGCATATCGTCTTCGAGGCGCAGTCGGTCGCGCTGATGAAGAGCGTCGTCGCGGCGGGGCATGCGGCGACGATCATGCCCTATGGCATCGCGACCGAGGAGTTGCGGCGCGGCGAGCTGATCGGGCGGCGCATTGAGCAGCCGCTGCTGCGCCGGCTCTATCTGGTCAAGCAGTCGCAGCGCGTGCCGTTGCGGGCGGAGGCCGAGATCGATGCGTTCCTGGGCGAGATGGCGCAGCGGCTTCGCCTGGCGCTTGGGCCACTGGCGCGCCCCTTCACAGCTTGA
- a CDS encoding ABC transporter substrate-binding protein, protein MSRLSLSLAIGDYDRNRPLLDGAVRIDGVEIVPMMLTPEEIFFRSFRDEAFDICELSLSSMSLKTAQGTPAYVGVPAFVSRAFRHTSIYIRTDRGIRTPQDLKGRRIGLPEYQLTACVWVRALLDEDYGVRPSDVTWVRGGIVDPSRVEKIAIELPPEIRLEAAPAGKSLDMLLQDGEIDAYIGPRAPPCFERGHPEVARLFADPTALAQDYYRRTGIFPIMHLIGVRRSLVEAHPWLPATVLKAFEQSKAMALAKLADTSATKVTLPFVEEQLAAARDLMGPDFWSYGFAPNKAGLDNFLEHHHRQGLSKRRVRPEELFHPSTLDGFKL, encoded by the coding sequence ATGTCACGCTTGAGCTTGTCCCTGGCGATCGGGGACTATGATCGCAACCGGCCGCTCCTCGACGGCGCGGTTCGCATCGACGGGGTCGAGATCGTTCCGATGATGCTGACGCCGGAGGAGATCTTCTTCCGCTCCTTCCGCGACGAGGCCTTCGACATCTGCGAATTGTCGCTCAGCAGCATGAGCCTGAAGACGGCGCAGGGTACGCCTGCTTATGTCGGCGTTCCCGCCTTCGTCTCGCGAGCCTTCCGGCACACCTCGATCTATATCCGCACCGATCGCGGCATCCGCACGCCGCAGGATCTGAAGGGGCGCCGGATCGGCCTGCCAGAGTATCAGCTCACGGCCTGCGTCTGGGTCCGCGCGCTGCTCGACGAGGACTATGGCGTCAGGCCAAGCGACGTCACCTGGGTGCGCGGCGGCATCGTGGACCCGAGTAGGGTCGAGAAGATCGCGATCGAATTGCCGCCGGAGATCAGGCTGGAGGCCGCCCCTGCCGGCAAGTCTCTCGACATGCTGCTCCAGGACGGCGAGATCGACGCCTATATCGGCCCGCGCGCCCCGCCCTGCTTCGAGCGTGGCCATCCGGAGGTCGCGCGGCTTTTCGCCGACCCGACCGCGCTCGCCCAGGACTACTATCGGCGCACCGGCATTTTTCCGATCATGCACCTCATCGGCGTGCGCCGATCCCTGGTCGAGGCCCATCCCTGGCTGCCGGCGACGGTGCTGAAGGCCTTCGAGCAGTCCAAGGCCATGGCGCTGGCAAAACTCGCCGACACCTCGGCAACCAAGGTCACCTTGCCCTTCGTCGAGGAGCAACTGGCCGCCGCGCGCGATCTGATGGGGCCGGATTTCTGGTCTTATGGTTTTGCGCCGAACAAGGCCGGGCTCGACAATTTCCTGGAGCACCACCACCGCCAGGGGCTGTCGAAGCGGCGCGTCAGGCCAGAAGAGCTGTTCCACCCCTCGACACTGGACGGCTTCAAGCTGTGA